Genomic segment of Eremothecium sinecaudum strain ATCC 58844 chromosome VIII, complete sequence:
GAACGGGAACTCAGCTCATCAAAAAGACGGATAGAAAGCACAGGCAAAACCAACTCAAAAACATCAAGAACGCCTCCAACACCGCGCTGCATGACTTCTCCATCCGCAGCGAGTCTCAATCGGGTGATTCACGCTCAAGATCTAATTTCCCGCAGCCAAAGACAGGTGCTGTACCCCCTTCGCCCTTCCCAGCGGCCTTAACAACACCAACCCCCTCGCAGTCTCGAGTCGTAAGCACCTCTTCCACTGAAGAAGTCCTTACCCCCAACACCGTGGCCCACAACGACCTCTCACAACCCCAAAAAAGCGCAGCAGGCAGCGCTCCACTTCTTCTGCCTTTGGGTCCTGCAACCAAACCAACTCTCAATGGCTATTCGACCACCGATTCTTCCACAAGCTCTGTCAACCTTAGCAATTCCTCCAACCAAACTACTTACCCAGCTAGGCCAGTAAACTCAGCGCTTGAGGGTAAGACTACCCCTCCAAGCAGTAGTAGCTCAGTTGAGAAGAAACCAAAGTTTAGCCTCTTCAGGAAGAATAAATCTAAGTAGTTTCACCCTACAATTACACTAAAAGTATATAAATCCCCACAACACTTGCAATCGGGGATATGTACCTCTAATACCAGTATCTAACGCTCGCTAGAAGGCTAGTCATAAATTACATAATGTCTAGTATCGGAAAGGGCCAATCCTTTTTTTCAatgttgaaaaatttttctATGCAATAGACATACTATAAACCAACAGTAATACTATTGGACTCAAAGTACTACCTTTATAACCTTCAAGCATCCATTTATACCCTCAAGATGCCCATTGACCAAGAGAAGCTAGCAAAACTTCAAAAATTATCTGCTAATAACAAGGTCGGCGGTACACGTAGAAAGCTGGCTAAGAAATCTACCGGCGGCAACAACTCGAATAAGGATGACACCAAATTACAAAGTCAACTTGCAAAATTAAAGGCTGTCACTATTGACAATGTTGAAGAAGCCAATTTCTTTAAGGAAGACGGTAACGTTTTGCATTTTAACAAGGTCGGTGTTCAAGTTGCTCCTCAACATAACACCTCGGTTTTCTACGGTATTCCACAAGAAAAATCCTTGCAAGAAATGTTCCCAGGTATTATTCCACAAATGGGCTCTGAGTCGATTGAGGCTTTGACTCAATTAGCTTCCCAATTGCAAGCTACCAAGCTTGGTGAAAACGCTGGAAATGCTAAAGATGAAGGTAAGGAAGACGACATTCCAGACTTGATTGAAGGCCAAGGTTTTGAAGCCGACGTCGAGTAAGATATTGTGTAGTGGAGCCGTTTGAAAAATGACTTTAAGTTGTGGAAACTCTAACGGTACATATATACATTTATGAAGTTacatgtatatatataaaattGATTCCTTTTACGCCGTCTAACCGGTTTCGGTGGTTTTTAAGCATTATCATAAATAGTTCAAACTCCTGCCCCGTTTTGGCGGGCTTTTTCTAGGATTTCGTTAATATCGCCTCCTATTGCTAACAACTTAAGCCTATTACGCTTGCATGTGAGAGTGTCAAAATGTCTTTTCAGTGCATCTTTCCTGGCAAATCCTTTGCCACATAGTGAACAGATATTTGGCAAAATCGGCAGGTGCACTTTCTCATGTCGGCGAAGATCGCCGCTTCGGCGAAATACTAAGTTGCACTTCGCGCAGTGGAACTTACGGTCCTCGCCAGAGGAATGATCGTCGCTTTTACATGTCGGCAGCGACACCTTGCGTTTTTTAACTGTATTCGAACTTACTGTCGAAACAGAATTTGAGTTCGATGAGAGAAGTGTGTCAAAGTAGTTCGGTTGTCCTTCGATACTGTTTTCGTAAGCTTGGTTGTGTTCTGAAACATTATTTGATGATGTGGACCTAATACGAGATAGTAGTTCACGAATAGTGGGATCAATCCTGTCGCTATGAAGACAAGTCTGCATAATAGCTTCCGCAGCCTGCTGAAAGAACAGCCTGTCTTCGGACATTATAATATGCGAGCATTCGCAGCCTGTATAGTTTCAGCTGCTTGAAGCATTTGTCTTGTAGTGAGAAGCGGCTTTGAATCCGTTCTTCAGCAATAACAAAGGTGTGTGTCATAGGTCACGTGACCCGGAGAGCCTGCTCCAACAACTGCTGACCTATTGCTGTGGGTCATATGGGGCCTAGATCTGGTTCTGATGGTGACCTGAAGCAGTATTGGAGCACGAGGCCGACGATACGGCATATGTTTCGtatttcttcttcgctGAGACCAGTCATGCGCGAGTAGAGATAGTACGGACAGCAGCCCAAACCCTGACACTTATAGTGACTAAACAGCATACAAGCTGTGATGGCCTTGCGTATGTCGTAGTGTAGAAACTGCAGATAGTTGATATCGTGGCGGCGGCAGCTATCCAGAAATTTTGCAGTTAAATCGTAAGCTGAGAGGAATTGACGTTCCGATGCCCTACTTCTGAGGAGCATGCAATGAATGAAAGTTACAATCTCATAAGGCTGTATTGGTTTCGAACGACTAGAAGCCACTGGCTCGAGCAAATCACCATAATTTTCTAATAAGTTTTGAACAAGATGATTTATAAGAAGGTTACTGCGACGCTCTTGAGATGAGATGTCCTTCAAGACGTCGATGTCAGGACCGGGACTGGAAGGAGGAGAGATGGTTGTACAGTAGGAACCCGACATTTGGTTCCAATTATCCGTTACCATGCTGCTAAAACGTCGAGATGAGTATATAAAAGAAGAGATGAGTATTATTTGGTGCGTATTTTAAATTTATAATCCTGTCGGCTGGCTGTATGCGGTAGTTTCTGTGCGGAATGAAAAATCTTAATAGATGCTTCGAGCATCTTTAATGGAGCGGAATAGAACTAACAGACGCTGGTTAAGGTTAAATGTGGGTGGTGACTAGGTGTTATTCTAAACATGCGTACCAAAAGACGCTGCTTTTGCCTAAGACTAAGTTTGCCAAAAGATCTTCCTTACAGAAGACCTTCGGAGAGCTAATATCCCAATCATCCGATGAGGTATATAAGCGACAATACGAAGAACTTTTGAAAAAGCTGTCTGCAATAACCGATCAAGACGAGAAACTGTCATTTATTAAGAATAATGTTTTTGTTTTGCATGATGGGCCGCCATATGCTAATGGCGATATTCATTTTGGACACTCATTAAACAAAATCTTGAAAGACATCATTAATCGGTACCATTTGATGCAGGGTAAATATGTTTATTATAAGCTTGGATGGGACTGCCATGGGCTTCCTATTGAGCTGAAGGCATTACGTGAGCTCAACGGACAAGTGGGCGATCTTTCCCCTACGAAAGTGCGGTCGCTGGCGTCGAAACATGCATCGCAAGCAGTTAAAAAGCAGAAGAAACAGTTCTGGGAGCTAGGTGTATTGGCAAACTGGGATGATTTTTATTGCACTAATGAAAAGCAGTATGAGCTGGACCAATTGCGGGTGCTTCAGAAGATGTTTGAGCGTGGGTTAATCAAGAGACAACGGAAACCTGTGTACTGGGGCACAGAGACTTATACGGCTTTAGCAGAAGGAGAGCTGGAGTATAAGGAGGATCATAAGTCGACTGCCGTCTACGTAAAGTTTCCTCTTACGAAGGCTTCTTGTGAGTTGTTGCAGACTCGATTAGAGAAGCTTTCTGGTGTGAACAAACCCATTAAGTGTTTAGCTTGGACCACAACTCCATGGACTCTGTTCTCTAACAGGGCTATCTGTTTCAACGAAAATATGTACTATACTGCCGTTGAAGCTGAAAATGAGATTCTTCTGATTGAATCTAGTGCCATTGACAGGCTAACTTGGGGTGATTCAAAGACACCCACAGCTGTCGCTGAACTATCGGGGGCAGAGCTAGCTGGACTACAATACACAAACCCATTAGTATCTGATGAAACGAGACCGCTGTTGCATGGTAATCATGTTGTCAGTGGTACTGGTACTGGGATGGTCCATACATGTCCAGGTCATGGTCAGGATGACTATGTGGTCGGTATTGCCAATAATTTAGAAGTCTACTCTCCTGTCGACCATGAGGGCAGATATATAATTGAAGAAATGCCTCAACATCTGCGTACTATTTTAGTTGGGGAAGATGGTAAACCCAGAAAGGTTCTTGATGCTGGGACAACGACTACAGTGCTGTCGCTGTTACAGGAAAAGGACATGCTTCAAAGTTCATATGACCACACTCATTCATACCCATATGATTGGAGGTCCAAGAAGCCAATCATTGTGAGATCGACACCACAATGGTTTGCCTGCTTGGAAGACGTGAAAAAGCAAGCATTGGAAAGTTTGGAAACTGTGCGGTTCTACCCAAGCCGTGGTCGTAATAGACTGTCTGCGTTTATAAAGAGCAGGTCTGAATGGTGTATATCCAGACAAAGATCTTGGGGTGTTCCAATTCCCGTGCTGCATAAGAAGGATAATCCTGATGAAGTGTTAATAAATGAGGAGACTATTGAACATATTATAAAAACCATCGAAGCGAAAGGAACTGATGCATGGTTCGCTCCATCGACAGAGGAAAACATGCAGTACTGGTTGCCGGAAAATTACAAGAAAGATGCACATAAATATATGAGAGGTAAGGATACAGTTGATGTGTGGTTTGACAGTGGCTCCAGTTGGAACTCCATTGTTCGTTGGTACAAGGAAGAACTAGGTCTAGAAAAACTACCTGAACCCCTCTGTAATTTATACTTGGAAGGTTCTGATCAGCATAGAGGCTGGTTTCAAAGTTCTGTCCTAACTAAAGTCTGTTCGACTGGTACAAGTAAGGCACCATTTGGATCTGTTGTGACCCATGGTTTCACATTAGACGAAAACGGCATTAAGATGTCGAAGTCAATTGGTAACGTTATCACGCCTAGTGATATCTTCACCGGTAAACCAAACATAGGACCCAGCTTGGGCATTGATGGTCTGCGTCTACTTGTCGCACAATCGGACTTCACTTCTGACGTTGCTGTGGGCCCAACTGTTTCTACACATGTGGCAGATGCCTTGAAGAACTTCAGGCTTACTTTCCGTTTCCTATTAGGGAATTTACAAAATAGCCAAGACTTTGTTCTTCTGCCATTCGATCAGCTCAGGCCAGTAGATCGTTATGTCTTGGCAAAGTTGAAAGAACTAAGTATTGAGACCAACAAGTGCTACCAGAACTTCAACTTTGCAAAGGTATCCACATTGGTGCAATACAATATGAACAATCTTC
This window contains:
- the MET31 gene encoding Met31p (Syntenic homolog of Ashbya gossypii AGL246W; Syntenic homolog of Saccharomyces cerevisiae YDR253C (MET32) and YPL038W (MET31)) is translated as MSEDRLFFQQAAEAIMQTCLHSDRIDPTIRELLSRIRSTSSNNVSEHNQAYENSIEGQPNYFDTLLSSNSNSVSTVSSNTVKKRKVSLPTCKSDDHSSGEDRKFHCAKCNLVFRRSGDLRRHEKVHLPILPNICSLCGKGFARKDALKRHFDTLTCKRNRLKLLAIGGDINEILEKARQNGAGV
- the EGD1 gene encoding Egd1p (Syntenic homolog of Ashbya gossypii AGL245C; Syntenic homolog of Saccharomyces cerevisiae YPL037C (EGD1) and YDR252W (BTT1)); the protein is MPIDQEKLAKLQKLSANNKVGGTRRKLAKKSTGGNNSNKDDTKLQSQLAKLKAVTIDNVEEANFFKEDGNVLHFNKVGVQVAPQHNTSVFYGIPQEKSLQEMFPGIIPQMGSESIEALTQLASQLQATKLGENAGNAKDEGKEDDIPDLIEGQGFEADVE
- a CDS encoding uncharacterized protein (Syntenic homolog of Saccharomyces cerevisiae YPL039W; no homolog in Ashbya gossypii); this translates as MVTDNWNQMSGSYCTTISPPSSPGPDIDVLKDISSQERRSNLLINHLVQNLLENYGDLLEPVASSRSKPIQPYEIVTFIHCMLLRSRASERQFLSAYDLTAKFLDSCRRHDINYLQFLHYDIRKAITACMLFSHYKCQGLGCCPYYLYSRMTGLSEEEIRNICRIVGLVLQYCFRSPSEPDLGPI
- the ISM1 gene encoding isoleucine--tRNA ligase ISM1 (Syntenic homolog of Ashbya gossypii AGL247C; Syntenic homolog of Saccharomyces cerevisiae YPL040C (ISM1)), whose amino-acid sequence is MWVVTRCYSKHAYQKTLLLPKTKFAKRSSLQKTFGELISQSSDEVYKRQYEELLKKLSAITDQDEKLSFIKNNVFVLHDGPPYANGDIHFGHSLNKILKDIINRYHLMQGKYVYYKLGWDCHGLPIELKALRELNGQVGDLSPTKVRSLASKHASQAVKKQKKQFWELGVLANWDDFYCTNEKQYELDQLRVLQKMFERGLIKRQRKPVYWGTETYTALAEGELEYKEDHKSTAVYVKFPLTKASCELLQTRLEKLSGVNKPIKCLAWTTTPWTLFSNRAICFNENMYYTAVEAENEILLIESSAIDRLTWGDSKTPTAVAELSGAELAGLQYTNPLVSDETRPLLHGNHVVSGTGTGMVHTCPGHGQDDYVVGIANNLEVYSPVDHEGRYIIEEMPQHLRTILVGEDGKPRKVLDAGTTTTVLSLLQEKDMLQSSYDHTHSYPYDWRSKKPIIVRSTPQWFACLEDVKKQALESLETVRFYPSRGRNRLSAFIKSRSEWCISRQRSWGVPIPVLHKKDNPDEVLINEETIEHIIKTIEAKGTDAWFAPSTEENMQYWLPENYKKDAHKYMRGKDTVDVWFDSGSSWNSIVRWYKEELGLEKLPEPLCNLYLEGSDQHRGWFQSSVLTKVCSTGTSKAPFGSVVTHGFTLDENGIKMSKSIGNVITPSDIFTGKPNIGPSLGIDGLRLLVAQSDFTSDVAVGPTVSTHVADALKNFRLTFRFLLGNLQNSQDFVLLPFDQLRPVDRYVLAKLKELSIETNKCYQNFNFAKVSTLVQYNMNNLLSAFYFDIAKDSLYSDSLTSIKRRQIQTTFFHILEVYRTILGPIIPIMIQEVFNHLPTGWLQNSIYSQKPIDYCPMTRSYSGVDFSNHESIVSEFQNKLLVLQSFKKAFGALSDVTKPGQVKTTLYCNQGEQFDPEELADLTQSGEFNIIQGEASLSANGILDVITLNDGNKISLLVEASAKSSCPRCWKHNSESEGQLCRRCYAVVNPGT